The Pseudomonadota bacterium sequence ATTTTATGGTCAACATTTAGGTCTTTCTCATAATGCGTAAAAACTATATCCGGTTTAATATCAATTTTAATATTTTCGACAGTTTTCACAATATCTAATAAGGGGATACTGTCAAAACGGTTATCTGGAAAATCAAAAAGATAAACTTCCTTTACTCCGACAACATGAGCAGCATCATATGCCTGTTTTTTTAGCGCATCCAATTCATTTTTTCTATTCTTAACATCACGTTCATTGTCCCGGGAAGTTATTCCTTCACCCAATATCAAGGTATGCACTTCATATCCTTCTCTTGCTAATCGCGATATTGTTCCTCCACAACCCAATATTTCATCATCGGGGTGTGCTGCAACAACAAGTATTGTCTTCATAAATTATCAATTCCTTTTATAAATTCATAAATATTTGTAACACCTTTTCCATCAATTAATTCCCTGCCATTTTGTGAAAGTTGTAATCTTATTGATACTTCTTTTATTTTATCAAGTTGATCAATTATTTTCATATACAATTTTTCATCATCCCAAAATATTTTATCAATTAAAAAACCTTTCTCATAAAAGCTTTCTGCATTTAATTTCTGATCATCATCGACACAAATTGCAATTGTTGGCTGACCCATATAAGCAAGTTCATTTAAAGTTTGACCAGCCGCTGTTATTACCACATCCGCCAAATTAAATAATTTTACTATTTCCTGATCATCGACAAAACCATAAAAATGAATTTTATTTTGTCTGGAAAATTGTGTCTTAAGCTTATTCATATATTCTTCTGTACCAGCAATTGAGACAATGTCATAGCATCCCTTGCCGTTTAAAACATCAATAAGCTTTGGCATTAGACCTCTATAATCACTCCCGCCCATTATAACTAATACTTTTTCAATTTTATCTCTTATTTTAAAATTTATATTAATATCCATTATAGACTTGCGGAGTATTACATATTTAGTGCCACCTATTGCTATGGCAGATTGATTTGTATAATCAATGGAATCACCATATATGTTAGGATTAATTATCAGGTCAACTGGATATTGAATCCGGTTGTAATCATCTATTGTAATGACTTTTTTAAAACATTTTTTAAGAAATTCATAATATTCTGCAGTAGCAAGGTATGAGTCAACAAGTACATATTCAAATAGCCTTGCAATCTTTTCAACCTCATTGGCTTTATCCAACCAGTTAACACATTTGATAAATCTGCTTTCACTTTTGTATCCACTACCATAATAATTTACAAAAACAAGCGCATTGATGCCATTTATTATTAAATGGTCTTTTAAAGCATTACACCTCATGTAATGACCGTAGCCTATGTTTTTACCTGCTTCTGTTAAAATAACTAAATTTTGCATTTATGGATTACCATGGTATTTTTATTGTTCATACTATTTAAAGCGTTTTTATTTCCTTGCCACTTTATAAGTTGTTGTTTTTAATACATTATCATCAGCTATAGGTATGCCCAAAGCATTTTTCAGTTTTATTAATTCCTGACGCAAAGTATCTATCAACTCTTCGTCAGTCATTTTTGTCAGATTTATATGTAAATCCTGCCTGTCGCCTATGCTTAATAAATAATCTTCTTCGTCGGCGATAAGACCCTTCTGCAACGCATAATCATAGATAGGTGTTTTTGGAAGAGGCAGTAAAAAACCTGCTGATGGGTATATAGATAGCTGTCTGCACAAGTCGATAGTTTTTATAATTGTTTCCTTCGTCTCTTGCGGATATCCGAAAACAAGGGACGTTGCAACATCGAGGCCTGCTTTCCTTGCAACCTGTACTTGTTTTATATATTGCTCAATTTCCATCTTCTTATTCATAGCTTTTAAAATATCATTGTCTGCTGATTCAAAAGCACCGCCTATTGCCATTGCTCCCAAGTCTTTAGCTCTTTTTAACAAATCAAGATCCTTCCAAGTAAAAGTGTTTGGCCTACAATTAATTTTCCAATAAAAATATATTTTAGATTTTTCTATTATCTGGCACAGTTCTTCCAATCTTTTTCTAGAAAAGAAAGTGAGTTCGTCCCAAAAATGAACATAATTTATGGAATAATTTTCTTGTAATTCTTTAATAAAATTTACAACCATATTGAATGGGTAATATCTATACCGGTACCCTTTAAAAGCGTGACCACAAAAAGTACAGTTAAAAAGACATCCTCTTGCAGTGTTTATCGGCAGAGCCTTTAGTCTTTCGATGGGAACGGGAGGTATAGGCTCCGATATAGTCTTATAGGACAGAGAAAGATACGTGTTAATGTCAAAAAGAGAATAGTCAGGGAAGTCAACATCTGTAATTTTAGGAATTGCTTCTCTTTGACTTGAAAAAATAATCTTCGATTCACTTCTATATGCAATCCCTGCGACATTTCTCCATTCTTTCCCGGATGCAACTGCCTTTGCTATATCAACAATAGTTCTATCACCTTCGCCAAGGACGGCAATGTCTACCTGCGGTACACATGTCAAAATAATTTCGGTGATTGATGTTGCAACCGTGTTTCCAACCACTATTAAAGTTTTAGGCATTGCTTCTTTGACCTGAATGGCAATTTTCTTTGTAAATTTATAGCCTGAAACAATATTCCCAAAACCAACAATATCATAATTGTTGTTTTTTCTTAAAAAATTGTTTATTTCATCATCATTGTATTCATGCAAATCAATATCGTATATATCGGGATGGAAACCGGCATGATCAAGCGCCGTCGCAATACAGGACAATCCAACCGGTATATATTTTATGATAGTATTATAACGGATACATACATTGATAAGTAGAATTCGCATTAGACCTCCGGAGGGCTTTATTCGTTTTTTAGTCGAAAGACATTCTGAACCATAATTTTTTGAATATCAGCGTCGTCAAAACCATACTTTTCAAAAAAATTATTCATTATATGCACAGAATCCATCAAGCTTATATATGGAAAATCAGATCCATACAATATCCTATCGACTCCAATCTTTTTATAAGCAAAGGCAAAATCTTGTTCCACTGAAGACCCCAAAAAGTATGGTAATGAAAATGATGTTTCCAGAAATATATTCTTTTTTTCGTCAGCAAGAAGCATTGCTTCCAGGATCCTTGCTCCTGCACTGTGAAGCAAAACAATAGGGACTTTTGAAATAAACTCTGATAAAAAAGCTGAAAGTCTGAGGTTATCGTATTTATACATTCCCGACGTTCCATAGCTTGTATCTATGCAAATGAACAATTTATGCTTTTCTGCATACTGGGCAGCTTTCAGAACATTATCGAAATCATTTTCTGTTATTTTTTGAATATATGAGTGGAATTTTATACCATCTATCCCGAGTTCAACTGCTCTGTTTATAGAATCCTCGATCTTGCTATTTCTGAAATTGATAAGGGAAGTAATGTAGCAGTGTTTAAAATCACCTTTCATTCTTTTGATTACGGTATCAACACCATCTTCTGTTATTATGTTTTCGTTCAGAAACATAAAATTTGCACTACTTATGGAGCTTTGAAGATCTTCTAAACTGTCGATGTAACTTTTACTCAATTGCTCTACGGTGATATTATCTTCGTTATACGCTAACTGACCAGAGGTCTGTATGAATGGGTATGGCAAATGAATATTAAAATCGAAAATGTTTTTCATAACTAAATCCTGTTATTTATTTGAAAATAAATAACATAAATTCCTTCTGAGGTATGGGAAGGTAATCATGCTTCAAAATAGCATTATTAGATAATGAAAATGCATATTCGAGCATCAATTCGGGTTTATGATAAAAAACAAAATCCTCTTTTGGATAACTTTGCGTCAAATAAGAACTTAAAAAATCAACAATCAAAACTTCGCGGACACGGCTAAAGGCTTTATCTATGGCAATCTTTGAATACCTATAATTATCAAAAGTGTCTTTCAGGTTAAAATTCAATACACCAAGCATAACGCCAATATCCGTTAAGAGCCCTTCGTCAGTGTGGTTATCAAATATATTCTTAACGTCAAATGTGACATTCTTTTCTAAAGCAAATATATTTCTTGCTTCGCCAATTAAGTCGGGATTTAAATCCCACCCCTTATATGATTTAATATCAATGTTTGCATTTTTTAAGAAACTATAGTAATCCCCAAAACCACATCCAATATCAAGAATATGCCGACTTTTAAAATCTATCTCTCCACTAATGGTCTGCAAAAACCTATATTTCTGCTGCTCCTTCGTTCCCCAACCAAGCGTTCGTACGTCGTATTTAAGTGTTTTATATCTATTCGAGTAACGTTCGACAGTTTCATTAAAAACCTTTTTCAATGCTTCGTCTGTATTGTCCATAATAACCCCTTACTATAATTCTTTAGATATCAAGTATTAGCAAATCCTGATTATTAAATAGTTTGTCATACTCATTTTTTATATATTCCAGAATGACATTGCTGTGAAGTCGAGTAAATATAATAATAAAAACACTATTTATTATTTCCTGCTTGACCTCATTGGGTAGAAAAACGGGAAGATCATCAAGGAAGAAATTCTTTTTTTCCGGGTTAGAATCAACAATAAAGACATTTTTCGGCATGGAATTTCTTTTACTCAAAAATCTTATTAAATTATCATTTGCACCCCAAAGGATAATAGGCATATTCTTCTTTGCATATTCAGTCAATAGGAAATTGGCATTATCTATTTGTGCATCAAATTTATTCATTTTTTCAAGGGCTTTAGTAAAAAATGATTTATTTTTTTCATATTCACCGGGTAATTCTCCCACTTCTGCTTTTCGAAGGATTGGTGAGAAGAAATTTTTATTATCATAATTTGTACTAATTTTTGACGTTAATGTTTCATTTAATTGTATAGAGTTTGCAGAAGCCATTTGCCGATCATGCTTAATAAAAGCCACAGCAACACCATATGGCCTGCTACACAATTCGTATGAACTGTCTATAAGATTAAATCCACAGTTTTCTGCAATTCTTGTGAGCAACCCCAAAGAAAAATGATTAACATGCTCATGGAGCATAAAAGGACTCAGGTACTGAGGATAAAATTCAATGTCGGGTACTTCGCAAATCATAATACCGCCAGCTTTTAAAGCTCTGTGACAATTATAAAAGTAATTTTCTATATTTGTAACATGTTCCAGAACAAAATAATGTGTGAGCACATCACCATTGTTATCATATATTTCTTCAATGGATTGCAGATCTCTTGCAACATTGTTGTTAATCTCAACAGTAATAACCTTGGAAAAAATATCTTTTAGCTTTTTATGAAAGATTGATTGTCTGTTGCTGCCTATTTCAATATAGACCTCTCTATGGGACAGGTTTCTTTTTATGAATTCAATACGTTTGTTGATATCGTAATCCAAAGTCTGTTTATCGTAGGGCGTATAAGAATCGAAGTAATAGTCTTTTAGATCTTTTTCAATAGCCGCTGGTGATACAAAGACAAAACCACACTTTCTGCAAATAACATTGCATACATTAAACTCCCATATTGCTTTTTTTGTCTTTGCGGGAAATGTGTAACTCCAGAGTTTCTCTAAGTCGTTATTATTGCAGCAAGGACAATATCTTTCTTCTAATGCAATCTTTTTTCTCTCAAGCATCATCTTTTCTCCAGCAACAGACTACATCTTTTTGTATCTTATTAAAGCTTGTTCTAAAACTTCATTGTCAACAATAGTTTTATTCACTTTAGATATCTCTATGATCATTTTATGGAAATCAACTCCTTCTCTTTCGGAAAAATTCTTTACAATGTCTTCAAAGGAAGAGTGGAAAGAAGCATAACCAAAAAGCGTATCTTCTTCCTTTACGGAATAGTGGATCCCTTTGGCCAGGAGGTAATTTCTGAAATCTCTGGTTATTTTTAATGCTTTTAGCAAAATATTTTCGTCTTCAAGCATACCCTTTCTATTCATTATTGCCAATAAAGCTTCCGTGGGTACATTGCCACCGCTTCGTCCTATGCCGCCCAAAGTAGTGTCAATGAAATCAGCACCACACTCGATTGCTGCTAGAGCATTTGCCATAACGAGATTCAAATTATTGTGGCCATGAAACCCTATTTTTATATCTCCGATCTCATCTTGTATAATATTTATATATGTTTTAATATCTTCCGGGAACATACATCCGGCAGAATCTACCACATAAATAACATCTATCAGGTCTTTCACGTCTTTTAGATTCTTTGCATATTCTTTTGGCGATACAGTATAAGTTTTCATAAGATTAAGACAAACAAAAATATCTCTTTTTTTTATGGATTCAATAATTCCGATCTGACTATTTAATTCTGACGCATTTATTCCCGCTCTCACACCATATAGGCCATAGCTTTTCAATAGCTGCAGGTCATCCATATCTCCTATACCAGGAATAA is a genomic window containing:
- a CDS encoding PIG-L family deacetylase, producing the protein MKTILVVAAHPDDEILGCGGTISRLAREGYEVHTLILGEGITSRDNERDVKNRKNELDALKKQAYDAAHVVGVKEVYLFDFPDNRFDSIPLLDIVKTVENIKIDIKPDIVFTHYEKDLNVDHKITYKAVIVATRPLKDETVKELYTFKTLSSTEWNYPLNFVPDVFYDISNTLDIKLKAANMYKSELKEFPHPRSIKGIKVDAEYWGMCSGYNYAEAFKCVRIIR
- a CDS encoding 4-hydroxy-2-oxovalerate aldolase codes for the protein MNKFNILEDTCRDSLYVSNFLIESEVISEFAGKISDIGIEYIEIGHPLGLGAYRKYSSGFTDEQLFSVLQGIIEKNKVFCFFIPGIGDMDDLQLLKSYGLYGVRAGINASELNSQIGIIESIKKRDIFVCLNLMKTYTVSPKEYAKNLKDVKDLIDVIYVVDSAGCMFPEDIKTYINIIQDEIGDIKIGFHGHNNLNLVMANALAAIECGADFIDTTLGGIGRSGGNVPTEALLAIMNRKGMLEDENILLKALKITRDFRNYLLAKGIHYSVKEEDTLFGYASFHSSFEDIVKNFSEREGVDFHKMIIEISKVNKTIVDNEVLEQALIRYKKM
- a CDS encoding methyltransferase domain-containing protein; this translates as MMLERKKIALEERYCPCCNNNDLEKLWSYTFPAKTKKAIWEFNVCNVICRKCGFVFVSPAAIEKDLKDYYFDSYTPYDKQTLDYDINKRIEFIKRNLSHREVYIEIGSNRQSIFHKKLKDIFSKVITVEINNNVARDLQSIEEIYDNNGDVLTHYFVLEHVTNIENYFYNCHRALKAGGIMICEVPDIEFYPQYLSPFMLHEHVNHFSLGLLTRIAENCGFNLIDSSYELCSRPYGVAVAFIKHDRQMASANSIQLNETLTSKISTNYDNKNFFSPILRKAEVGELPGEYEKNKSFFTKALEKMNKFDAQIDNANFLLTEYAKKNMPIILWGANDNLIRFLSKRNSMPKNVFIVDSNPEKKNFFLDDLPVFLPNEVKQEIINSVFIIIFTRLHSNVILEYIKNEYDKLFNNQDLLILDI
- a CDS encoding radical SAM protein; protein product: MRILLINVCIRYNTIIKYIPVGLSCIATALDHAGFHPDIYDIDLHEYNDDEINNFLRKNNNYDIVGFGNIVSGYKFTKKIAIQVKEAMPKTLIVVGNTVATSITEIILTCVPQVDIAVLGEGDRTIVDIAKAVASGKEWRNVAGIAYRSESKIIFSSQREAIPKITDVDFPDYSLFDINTYLSLSYKTISEPIPPVPIERLKALPINTARGCLFNCTFCGHAFKGYRYRYYPFNMVVNFIKELQENYSINYVHFWDELTFFSRKRLEELCQIIEKSKIYFYWKINCRPNTFTWKDLDLLKRAKDLGAMAIGGAFESADNDILKAMNKKMEIEQYIKQVQVARKAGLDVATSLVFGYPQETKETIIKTIDLCRQLSIYPSAGFLLPLPKTPIYDYALQKGLIADEEDYLLSIGDRQDLHINLTKMTDEELIDTLRQELIKLKNALGIPIADDNVLKTTTYKVARK
- a CDS encoding class I SAM-dependent methyltransferase encodes the protein MDNTDEALKKVFNETVERYSNRYKTLKYDVRTLGWGTKEQQKYRFLQTISGEIDFKSRHILDIGCGFGDYYSFLKNANIDIKSYKGWDLNPDLIGEARNIFALEKNVTFDVKNIFDNHTDEGLLTDIGVMLGVLNFNLKDTFDNYRYSKIAIDKAFSRVREVLIVDFLSSYLTQSYPKEDFVFYHKPELMLEYAFSLSNNAILKHDYLPIPQKEFMLFIFK
- a CDS encoding glycosyltransferase, giving the protein MQNLVILTEAGKNIGYGHYMRCNALKDHLIINGINALVFVNYYGSGYKSESRFIKCVNWLDKANEVEKIARLFEYVLVDSYLATAEYYEFLKKCFKKVITIDDYNRIQYPVDLIINPNIYGDSIDYTNQSAIAIGGTKYVILRKSIMDININFKIRDKIEKVLVIMGGSDYRGLMPKLIDVLNGKGCYDIVSIAGTEEYMNKLKTQFSRQNKIHFYGFVDDQEIVKLFNLADVVITAAGQTLNELAYMGQPTIAICVDDDQKLNAESFYEKGFLIDKIFWDDEKLYMKIIDQLDKIKEVSIRLQLSQNGRELIDGKGVTNIYEFIKGIDNL
- a CDS encoding amidohydrolase family protein — protein: MKNIFDFNIHLPYPFIQTSGQLAYNEDNITVEQLSKSYIDSLEDLQSSISSANFMFLNENIITEDGVDTVIKRMKGDFKHCYITSLINFRNSKIEDSINRAVELGIDGIKFHSYIQKITENDFDNVLKAAQYAEKHKLFICIDTSYGTSGMYKYDNLRLSAFLSEFISKVPIVLLHSAGARILEAMLLADEKKNIFLETSFSLPYFLGSSVEQDFAFAYKKIGVDRILYGSDFPYISLMDSVHIMNNFFEKYGFDDADIQKIMVQNVFRLKNE